A window from Lentimicrobium sp. L6 encodes these proteins:
- a CDS encoding DUF481 domain-containing protein — MKHHIIYILLLLCLILPLLSYAQSDTLITKDQTRLYGEIKQMERGVLIFKTSYSEKDFQIEWLEISQVISTRNFRVTLNSGERLFGKIQKDTTNHSIRITDYVNGMISTEIEDVVYLKQVDDGKIFDIMNLSLDFGYSFTKTNNLHQLNSNIHADYYRIKWGIASSFNVIRNVQDNAPSTKRTTGMLDFKYFMKNDFFSSAIANYYSNTEQQLDLRSTYNLSIGQYLIHTNKVYFNYSFGIAYTLENFVDNPDNPADLNSIEGTLKLEYNMFDMGDLSMFTNITVYPSFSERGRVRMISKVSAKYELPRDFYIRGTFDYNIDNKPISDATPEDYVYTVGLGWEL, encoded by the coding sequence ATGAAACATCACATAATTTATATTCTTCTACTCCTATGCCTAATTTTACCATTACTCTCTTATGCACAAAGCGACACCTTAATCACTAAGGACCAAACTAGATTATATGGCGAGATAAAGCAAATGGAGCGCGGAGTCTTAATATTTAAAACCAGCTATAGCGAAAAGGATTTCCAAATAGAATGGCTGGAGATTAGCCAAGTTATTTCTACTAGAAATTTTAGAGTCACCTTAAATTCTGGCGAACGACTATTTGGTAAAATACAAAAAGACACCACCAATCATAGTATTAGAATTACGGACTATGTGAATGGAATGATAAGCACAGAAATCGAGGATGTTGTTTATTTAAAACAAGTAGACGATGGAAAAATATTTGATATCATGAACCTGTCATTGGATTTTGGATACTCCTTCACCAAAACCAATAATCTACATCAGTTGAACAGTAATATTCATGCTGACTATTATAGAATTAAATGGGGTATTGCTAGTAGCTTTAACGTGATTCGAAATGTTCAAGATAATGCACCAAGTACGAAAAGAACAACAGGTATGTTAGACTTCAAATACTTCATGAAAAACGATTTCTTTTCTTCTGCAATAGCCAATTATTATAGTAATACTGAACAACAGCTTGATCTGAGAAGCACCTATAATTTAAGCATTGGTCAATATCTTATTCATACGAATAAAGTTTATTTCAACTATTCATTTGGTATCGCATATACGCTAGAGAACTTTGTTGATAATCCAGATAACCCTGCTGATTTAAATAGTATAGAAGGAACCTTGAAATTAGAATATAACATGTTTGATATGGGGGATTTAAGCATGTTTACCAACATTACTGTTTATCCAAGTTTTTCAGAAAGAGGACGAGTAAGAATGATCAGCAAGGTCAGTGCCAAATACGAATTACCTCGAGACTTTTATATCAGAGGAACTTTTGATTATAATATAGACAATAAACCTATTTCAGATGCTACTCCAGAAGACTATGTTTATACTGTTGGCCTAGGTTGGGAATTATAA
- the aqpZ gene encoding aquaporin Z, whose product MFMKKLVAEFIGTLWLVLGGCGSAVLAAGFPELGIGFAGVALAFGLTVVTMAYAIGHISGCHLNPAVSIGLWAGGRFDKKELLPYIAAQVLGGIAGAGILYLIVSGKPGFELGGFAANGYGEHSPGGFSMASALITEIVMTFMFLIIILGATHSKAPKYLAGLAIGLGLTLIHLISIPVTNTSVNPARSTSQAIFVGDWAIDQLWLFWLAPIIGALLAGLVYKFLSPEEKA is encoded by the coding sequence ATTTTTATGAAAAAATTAGTAGCAGAATTTATAGGAACCCTTTGGTTGGTTCTTGGTGGTTGTGGAAGCGCTGTATTGGCAGCAGGTTTTCCTGAATTAGGAATTGGTTTTGCTGGTGTTGCACTAGCTTTTGGACTTACGGTAGTGACAATGGCTTACGCGATTGGTCATATTTCAGGATGTCATTTGAATCCTGCAGTTTCTATTGGTTTATGGGCCGGAGGACGATTCGATAAGAAAGAATTATTACCTTATATTGCAGCTCAAGTTTTAGGTGGGATCGCAGGTGCTGGAATACTCTATTTAATTGTGAGTGGAAAACCTGGTTTTGAGTTAGGTGGCTTTGCCGCAAATGGATATGGTGAGCATTCTCCAGGTGGATTTTCAATGGCATCAGCTTTAATTACTGAAATTGTAATGACCTTTATGTTCTTGATTATCATTTTAGGAGCTACACATTCTAAAGCACCTAAATATTTAGCGGGACTCGCTATTGGCTTGGGTTTAACATTGATTCACTTGATCAGTATTCCGGTTACTAATACTTCCGTAAACCCTGCACGTTCAACTAGTCAAGCTATTTTTGTAGGCGATTGGGCTATAGATCAACTATGGCTATTTTGGCTTGCGCCTATCATAGGAGCCCTATTGGCTGGATTGGTTTATAAATTCCTTTCTCCTGAAGAAAAAGCATAA
- a CDS encoding ion transporter — MKHKLYKILEKGAHGKRLNLFFDYFIMSLIILSVISIVLESISEVNMEYGNYLRAFNLFSIVVFTIEYLLRLYVSDLMYPSNSRLKSALKFIFSPYGLIDLLSILPFYLPLIFKIDLRFLRTLRLMRFLRILKINRYDHSFKLIWDVIKEKKSELGVTGFVTFLTLLVASFLMYYVEGEKQPELFPNVLESFWWAISTLTTVGYGDVYPITAMGKVISGVIALMGIGIVALPTGIVSAGFISKVQERKRPANYNTYHCPHCGEELPHSHFKN; from the coding sequence ATGAAACATAAGCTTTATAAAATTCTTGAAAAAGGCGCCCATGGAAAGCGTCTTAATTTGTTTTTCGATTATTTTATCATGTCACTGATAATATTGAGTGTCATATCTATAGTTCTAGAATCGATTTCTGAAGTAAACATGGAATACGGGAATTATCTAAGGGCTTTTAACCTTTTCTCTATAGTTGTATTTACCATAGAATATTTATTGAGGCTTTATGTTTCTGATTTAATGTATCCTTCAAATAGTAGACTAAAATCGGCTCTTAAATTCATATTCTCTCCCTACGGACTCATTGACTTATTATCCATTTTACCATTTTACCTTCCCTTGATTTTCAAAATTGATTTGAGATTTTTACGGACTTTAAGGCTAATGCGATTTTTAAGAATCCTCAAAATAAATAGATACGATCATTCTTTTAAACTGATCTGGGATGTGATTAAAGAAAAGAAATCAGAACTTGGCGTTACAGGTTTTGTTACCTTTTTAACCCTTCTTGTGGCTTCTTTTCTAATGTATTATGTGGAGGGCGAAAAGCAACCAGAACTATTTCCAAATGTTTTAGAATCGTTTTGGTGGGCCATAAGTACATTGACAACTGTTGGGTATGGTGACGTGTACCCTATAACTGCCATGGGGAAGGTGATTAGTGGAGTAATTGCTTTAATGGGTATTGGGATAGTTGCCCTTCCTACTGGTATTGTAAGTGCTGGTTTTATTAGTAAAGTTCAAGAGAGAAAAAGACCTGCAAATTACAATACTTATCATTGCCCTCATTGTGGAGAAGAGCTTCCTCATAGCCATTTTAAGAATTAA
- a CDS encoding accessory gene regulator B family protein codes for MFYKNPNIVKTYFMNEKKIISYGYTWMRYLFIPFILVFIFGILVGDFKDGWTFVLLFSSIGFFLLFKRARKLKHDDEYFFIIHDKKEKAIHFTNIISIKKSRSKVNGSRYWILKYKNEEEKVKSCWFFSSFDGEFHRSVRTINPDVVIWEHPFFNH; via the coding sequence ATTTTCTACAAAAACCCTAATATTGTAAAAACGTATTTTATGAATGAGAAAAAAATCATCAGCTATGGCTATACCTGGATGAGATATCTTTTCATCCCTTTCATATTGGTATTTATATTTGGAATTCTTGTTGGAGATTTTAAAGATGGCTGGACCTTTGTTCTTCTCTTCAGTTCTATTGGCTTTTTTCTATTATTTAAGAGAGCGAGAAAACTAAAACACGATGATGAGTATTTTTTTATTATTCATGATAAAAAGGAAAAAGCCATTCACTTCACTAATATCATCAGCATAAAAAAGAGTAGATCAAAAGTTAACGGTAGTAGATATTGGATTTTAAAATACAAAAACGAAGAAGAAAAAGTAAAATCTTGCTGGTTTTTCTCTTCTTTTGATGGCGAATTTCATCGAAGTGTAAGAACTATCAATCCGGACGTAGTAATATGGGAACATCCATTTTTCAATCACTAA
- a CDS encoding DUF1543 domain-containing protein: protein MEKHLYAILLGGKLRANHLMEDHHLVFVIAENEPKARKLAKHKWQAEEVHVDGTQRIDQVDGFKIKLEKQEGETSKLSTNSKYSL, encoded by the coding sequence ATGGAAAAGCATTTATATGCCATATTATTAGGCGGGAAATTAAGAGCAAATCATTTAATGGAAGATCACCATTTGGTATTTGTTATTGCTGAAAATGAACCTAAAGCTAGAAAGTTAGCTAAGCATAAATGGCAAGCGGAGGAGGTTCATGTGGATGGAACTCAAAGAATAGATCAGGTAGATGGTTTCAAAATAAAATTGGAAAAGCAAGAGGGTGAAACGAGTAAATTGAGCACCAACTCTAAGTATTCTTTATAA